In Anopheles gambiae chromosome 2, idAnoGambNW_F1_1, whole genome shotgun sequence, a single window of DNA contains:
- the LOC11176150 gene encoding small ribosomal subunit protein uS12m isoform X2 — METEVNRETVDSISSFLQRSTMATLNQMHRTGPHFKVRPPRQPLDGKPFAKGVVLKTLIKKPKKPNSANRKCVLVRLSTGKELVAYIPGIGHNLQEHNIVLVRVGRCQDLPGVKIKCVRGKYDLPHVIKQK; from the coding sequence CGATCTCCTCGTTTCTGCAGCGCAGCACCATGGCCACCCTCAACCAGATGCACCGAACGGGGCCCCACTTTAAGGTGCGACCGCCCCGCCAACCACTGGACGGGAAACCGTTCGCGAAGGGCGTCGTGCTGAAGACGCTGATCAAGAAGCCGAAGAAGCCCAACTCCGCCAACCGCAAGTGTGTGCTGGTGCGGCTGTCGACCGGCAAGGAGCTGGTAGCGTACATACCCGGCATTGGGCACAATCTGCAGGAGCATAACATCGTGCTGGTGCGCGTGGGCCGCTGTCAGGATTTGCCCGGCGTGAAGATTAAGTGCGTCCGCGGCAAGTACGATCTGCCGCACGTGATCAAGCAGAAGTAG
- the LOC11176150 gene encoding small ribosomal subunit protein uS12m isoform X3, which produces MATLNQMHRTGPHFKVRPPRQPLDGKPFAKGVVLKTLIKKPKKPNSANRKCVLVRLSTGKELVAYIPGIGHNLQEHNIVLVRVGRCQDLPGVKIKCVRGKYDLPHVIKQK; this is translated from the coding sequence ATGGCCACCCTCAACCAGATGCACCGAACGGGGCCCCACTTTAAGGTGCGACCGCCCCGCCAACCACTGGACGGGAAACCGTTCGCGAAGGGCGTCGTGCTGAAGACGCTGATCAAGAAGCCGAAGAAGCCCAACTCCGCCAACCGCAAGTGTGTGCTGGTGCGGCTGTCGACCGGCAAGGAGCTGGTAGCGTACATACCCGGCATTGGGCACAATCTGCAGGAGCATAACATCGTGCTGGTGCGCGTGGGCCGCTGTCAGGATTTGCCCGGCGTGAAGATTAAGTGCGTCCGCGGCAAGTACGATCTGCCGCACGTGATCAAGCAGAAGTAG